The Kribbella sp. NBC_00662 nucleotide sequence ATGGCGCGCCGCCGATCCGGGCCATCTCGCCGCGCCGGTTCAGCTCCGCGGCGACGGTGATCGCGTCGGCCGGCTCGCCCCGCGCATAAAGGTCCGTGATCGCGTCGAAGACGCTCTCGTGTGCCGGCCGGTAGAAGTCGGTGCCGCGCAGCGTCTCGATGACGTCGGCGATCGCGTCCTTGCTCAGCATCATCGCGCCGAGCACGCACTGCTCGGCCGCGAGGTCCTGCGGCGGGGTGCGGTCGAAGCCCATCTCCGGACGGCGCTCTTCGTGACCGTCGTCCTGACCCCCGCGGAACTCCGCCACGCTCACTTCGCCCGACCTCCTCGTCCGCCGCCGCCCGGCCACTGTGACCCGGTTCGAACACCTGCTCGAACCGTAGCCCGGCCCGCCGACAGTTTCCGGCAGCAGGCCTCGCGACCGTACGCCGCTCCCGTCACCCAAAGCCACCCGGCCGTCCACAGGGGGTGTGGACGAACTGTGGGAAACTCCGTGAGGGGCTGTGCACAGGCTGCGAACAACCCTGTGGATATCTGCGGACAATTGCCCACAACATCGCTCTGACCTGCGGTTTCTCCAGTGCACAACTGTGGAGAAGAAAAAGTCTGAGACGAATTTCCGGACTCCCCCGCCGTCGTGGGTAACCTCGCTCCGGTGAGACGCAGACGATGGGTGGGCGAACAGGATCGGGAGATCCTCCGGCTGGCCGTCCCGGCGTTCTTCGCGCTGGTGTCCGAGCCCTTGATGCTGCTCGCCGACTCGGCGATCGTTGGCCACCTCGGTACGCCGCAACTCGCCGCGCTCGGCGTCGCCGGCACCATTCTGCAGACCCTTGTCGGCGTCTGCGTCTTCCTTGCCTACGGCACCACTTCCGCGGTCGCCCGGCGGATCGGCGCAGGCGACCACAAAGGTGCGCTGGCACAGGGCATCGACGGTCTCTGGCTCGCGTTGCTGCTCGGCGTCGTGCTGGCGCTGCTCGGGCTCGTACTCGCGCCGCAGGCGATTGCGGCGTTCGACCCGTCGCCCGAGGTGGCTGACTACGCAGTCACCTACCTGAGGATCTCGTGCTTCGGCATCCCCTCGATGCTGCTCCTGCTCGCCGCGACCGGCGTACTGCGAGGACTGCAGGACACCAAGACCCCGATGGTCGTCGCGATCACCGCCAACCTCGCGAACATCGGCCTCAACGTCCTGCTCGTCTACGGCATCGGCCTCAACATCGCCGGCTCGGCCCTGGGTACGGCGCTCGCGCAGACCGGAGCGGGCATCGCGCTCGTGGTGGTCGTCGTACGCGGAGCCCGCCGCGACGGCGCCAAGCTGCGACCGGACCGCCCCGGCATCCTGGCGTCCGCGCAGATGGGCGTACCGCTGATCGTCCGGACGCTGACGTTGCGTGCGGCAATCATTCTGCTCACCTTCGTCGCGACGGCACTGGGTACGACGTCGGTCGCCGCGCACCAGGTCGCCTTCACGCTGTGGTCGTTCCTGGCTCTCGCCCTCGATGCGATCGCGATCGCCGCGCAGGCACTCACCGGCCGCGCGCTCGGCGCCGGCGACGTGGCGGGCACCCGTACGATCACCCGACGGATGATGTGGTGGGGCCTGTTCTCCGGCCTGATCGGCGGCCTCGCGCTGTGGGGCCTGCGCGGCGTCTACGTCCCGTGGTTCACCAGCGATCCGGAGGTACGCCGTACGCTCGCAGCCGTCCTGATCGTCGCCGCACTGTGGCAGCCGGTGAACGGGGTCGTGTTCGTGCTGGACGGTGTGCTCATCGGCGCGGGCGACGGCAAGTACCTGGCCGCGGCGGGAGTCGTCGCGCTCGTCCTGTACGTGCCGCTCGCGCTGGCGGTGCTCTGGCTCGGCGGTGGGATCGTCGCGCTCTGGTGGGCCTTCGGCGGGTACATGTTGCTCCGCTTCATCACGCTCACCACACGCGAGCGCCGCGACGGCTGGCTGGTCACCGGAGCTACCCGCTGACCCTGCGGTGCGGCATCGTGGAGCGGAAGGAAAGGAGCGGCATGCCCGACACCGACGACGACCAGTCCGTCGAGCTCGACCCCGCGCAGGAGTCCGGTGACGACGAGACCGAAGGCCGCCGCGAGCGGCGTGCCGCGCAGGCGCGAGCCGAGGCCGACCGGCGCGTGGTGGCCGACCTGACGGCCGACGAGGACGTCGAGCGGCGCACCGAGGAGGTGGAGCAGGCCCGTCTGGAGGAAGAGGACGAGGCCGCCCGTGCCGAGCGACTCGAGCTGGCCGTCAAGGACCAGCAGGAGCTGGACGAGCTGCGCGACCGGGAGCAGCTCCTCGACGCCACCGCGGAGACCACGCGGGCGCTCGAGCTCGCGTACGCCGACGAGGCGGCCCGCGACCGGTACCGCGCCTATGCCACGACCGAGACGCAGCGGTCCATCGGGGATCTGGCCCACGGCCGGCACGAGCTGGACGAGGCGGCCGCACATCCCGATGAGCCCGGCTCGGCCGGACTGGCCGCCGAAGGCCGACGGTACGAACGCGCCAGCGGCATCGAGGCTCGCCGTGCCGTGTCCGACGACCGGCTCGCCGACAGGTACGACGAATCGGCGCAGGACCACCGTCGGGAGGCGCGCCAGACGCAGCCGGACGCCGTCGAGGCGGTGCGGAACCCGCCCAAGGAGACTCCCGAGGCACAGCTCCCCCAGGCCCGCCGCAACGTGCGCAGCAGGCTCAGGACGAAGCGGAAGACCGTCGACCGCAGCGCCGAACCCGACCTCGAACTGTAGCTAGGGCTGCAGCTTCTGGGTCTGGATGATCAGCAGGTTCGCCGCGACCACCACGACGAACACGACTGCGAGCAGCGGGTGCCCGAGACTCCAGAGGGCGGCACCCGCGAGGCCGAACACCAGCACCTTCACGATCCATCGCACCGCCGGCGTACCGCGGGTGGCGGTCGGCGCCGCGAACAGTCCCCAGACCACCGCCGTCACCACCGGCAGCCCGATGGCGAGCAGCCAGCGGGCGAGCGTCGTACCGCCGGTGTCCCAGCCCCACCAGGCAAAGATGCCCAGGGCAACCAACTCGACGAGGAACGCGAGTAGCAGGTTGCCCCACTTCCACAAGTTCAACACCGTCACATCTCAGATACCGCGGATGTTCGGCTGGCGCTGGTCGAAGAACAACCCGGCCGGCGGCTCCTGCACCGGTAGCGGCGGGATAGGGTAATCGGTGTGAACGTTGTTCCGGCAGGCGGCGAACGGGCCGTCCGGATCGAGCAGCGCCATCATGTGCGGGTCCGCGTGGTCACGCCACCAGACCGACATCCCGGTCGCCGGGTCGAGCCGCAGGTGCTCCCACGCACGCCAGATCGAGTCGAGCCGGCTGAGCGCCTCCGCGTGCCGGTACCACTCGGGGCACCAGACGAACTGCTGCCCGAGCCGCCGGGTGTAGAGGTAGATCAGCCGGTCTTCGACGAACGCCGCGACGTGTGGATAGAAGAGCTCCTGTTCACCATCCACCTCGGTTGTCCCCTTCGTTCTGCTCCCAGACCGGCCGGTCCGGGCCGCGCTGCGGCGGGGGCACCTGTCCGCCGGTGCCTGCGGACACCCACGGGTTGTTGCTCACCGGGACGCTCGCGGCCGCTCCCGGATCGTACTTCGCCAGCGACGCCTTCACCGCACCGGCGTCCGGCCGGGTGAACCACGGGACGGTCTTCACCAGCGTCGCCGGGATACCCGACGGGAACACGACCGCCCGACCGGGCGGCATCGAGGCGAGGTCGGAGACCTCCATGATGTTGTGCCGCTGGACCTGCGAGCTCGTACCGCGCTTGCCCTCGTTGTACGACACCGAGTTCGAGTTGATGTCGTAGTCGCCGATCATCTTGCTCAGGTTCTCGAGGAAGGACGCGTCTGCCGCGCCACCGCCGTACACCCGGATGTTCGCCGAGCCCCAGAGCTTCTGCATGCCGTGGTCTCCCCAGCACTCCTGGCCCTGCGCCCAGGACTGCAGGATCGTCATCAGCACGATGCCGCGGGAACCGAAGTGCGAGTAGAGGTCCGGAAGGTTCTTCCACCGGCACACGTTCGCGGCCTCGTCCAGTACGCCGACCAGCGGGCTGGGCATGCGGCCCATCGGGCAGCCGCGGGCGTACTGCTCCGCTGCCTCGACGACGGCCACGGTCAGCGCGGTGACGAGCGGACCCGCCGTACCGGCGCCTTCCTTGGAGAGGCTGTACAGCGTGCCGCCCTTGCGGACGAACTCGTGCGGGTTGAACTGCGGGCGGTTGTCGTTCGGACCGCTCGGGATCACCCAGCGGGTGACCTTGCGGTTGACCAGGAACTGCGCGCTCTGCTGCGCCGTACCGTAGACACCCGCGCGCTGCTTGTCCGGCGCGTTGATGACACCGGACAGCGCGTCCGCGGACAGCTGCAGACCCGGGGTGTTGCGCAGGATCCGCTCCGGCTCGTCGTTGCGCTGGTCGGCGAGCCAGCTGTACACCTGCGTGATCGGGCGCTTCGCCACCGCGGCGGCGAGCAGCAGACCGGCCAGTAGATCCGTACCGGCGGCGTCGAAGAACGCGTCGGTCTGGGCGCCGACCTGGCGCTGCGATGCGACGAAGTGCTCGGCCAGCTCACGGGCCTTGGTCTCGTCGGTGATGTAGCTCAGCGGGTTCCACCACCAGGTGTTCGGCTCCTCGCAGACCTCCTGCGGGTCGAACACCCAGACCGGGCCCTTCTCCGAGCGCGGCCCGCGGGTGGCGTCGACGATGTCGCGCTTGTTCGAGGTGGCGATGACGCAGCCGGGCGCGTCCAGGATCGCCGGCACCGCGCGCGACGTGGTCTTACCGGTTCGGGGACCCCAGATGTCGACGTGCATGTCTTCCCAGTTGCCGAAGACCTCGAGGTTGTCCCGGACGGTGCGGCCGATCAGGATGCCCGGACCGGCGTGCCCCGCGCCGAGCTGGTTCGCCTTCTCCTGCGCGCCTTCGCGGGTGAGCTTGTAGATCTCGGACCGCTTCGACATCAGCTGCGCCTGCCGGTCGACGCGGCCGACCGACTTCTGCCTGCTCCGGAAGTACCAGAAGCCGGTGCCGACCAGGCCGAACAGCACGACCAGCTCGATGATCAGTACGCCGGTGGCCGCGCCGGACCAGTCCCGGTGTCCCTTCATCAGATCGACGATCGCGTCGAACGGGTTGCCCACCGGCGGCGAGCCGTTGATCGCCGAGGCGATCTTCAGCGCACCCCAGAGCGAGAACACGACCAGTGCGAACACACCGACCGCGGCGAAGATCAGGATCGACTCGGGCGACAGCCCGCCCGGTCCGGTGCTTTTCCTGCCCTGGGCCATTACTCGTCAACTCCCGTTCGGGCGACCACTCGGGTGGTGGGGTCGGGCGGCGGCAGCATCGCCGGATCGTCCAGGTTGTACTCGCCGACGACTGCCTCACTGCCGTCCGGTGCGACCTCCACCTTCAGCGGCTTGCCGTCCTCGCCGGTCCTCCACAGCTTGTTGGTGTCGTTGATCTCGCGCTCGACCGTGGTCAGCCCGACGTGCACCGGGATGCCCGGCCGGCCGCCGACCTTGACCAGGAAGTTGCCTCGACCAGGAGGCGCCGCCTCCTGACCGGTGGCCGGGTCCCACGCGGGCGGGTCCTGCCAGCCGATGAGCATGTTCTGCTCTTCCTGCGACATCGGCACGACCTCGGTGAGGTTGTCCATCTCCGCCCGCGGCAGACCACCACAGATGACCATGCCGGAGCGCTCGACGAAACCCTTCGCCTTCATCCGGTCCTCGGGCAGCTCCAGTGCCAGCAGGTCGGACATCGTGTGCGAGATCATCGCCATCCCGACACCACGCTGCCGGTTCAGACGGGTCAGCGCGTCGACCCGGTCGACCAGGCCGCGCCCGGCCCGCAGTACCCGCCAGAGCTCGTCGAGGATGACGAAGTAGTGCCGCCGCGGCTCGAGGCCGGCGTCGGCCAGCGCCTGCGAGACCGCGACCGCGCCGAACCCGTACGACCAGCAGGCCAGCAGTACGGCGGCCTGCAGACTCGTCTCGGAATCGTCGATGTTCGACACGTCGAACACGACCGGCCGGTCGAGCTGCATCGGGTTGTCGGTCTGCTCGGAGAAGATCTCGCCGAGCCGACCGCCGCCGACCAGACCGATCAGCGACGCCTCGAGACCTTCGGTGATCTGCCGGTAGCGGTCCAGGCTGCCGCGGTCCAGGGCCACGTTGCGGACCCGGTCCGGGGCGTCCTGCACGACCTGGAGCAGGTCGCGAAGCACCGGCGTACCTTGGAAGCGCTCGTCGAGGACCTTGAGCGCCTCGTCGAGGATCGTCTCCTCGCGGTCGTTCGGCGGCTGCGAGCGCATGATCGAGATCAGCGCCGAGACCATCGTCTGCCGGCGGCCGTGCGCGTCGGCCTGGATCGCCTCGCGGGCCTTGCCGGTCAGCCGAAGCGCGGCCTCGCGGGACTCACCCGGATCGAGCACGTTCAGGTGACCGCGACCGCGGCCGAGCTGGATGACCTGGCCGCCGAGCGCCTCGATCAGGTCCTTGTAGTCGGGCTTGAGGTCGCCCAGCACGAGCGGCATCACGCCGTACCCGGCCAGGCCCAGCGCCATCCGCCGGGTGATCGTCGACTTGCCCAGACCCGGCTTGCCGAGGACGAACATCGACGGGTTCGAGATCAGCTTGGCCCGCATGAACCAGCTGATCGGGTCGCAGCACATGGTCGCGCCGGAGAGGATGTTCCGGCCGATCGGTACGCCGACCATCGGGCTGCCGGTGCCGGCCGCGAACGGCCACATGCCGCAGACCTGCACCGTCGTCCCGCGCCACTCGGGCGCTGCCTGCAGGTACGTCGAATAGCCGCCGCCCGGACCGGGCCAGCCTCGCGGCATCGGCCGCTTGCCCCGCCTGCTCGGATCGACCGGCTTCTTCTGCTTCTGGCTCACTGTGACTCCCCAGAGGTCACCGTGCTGCTTTGTCCAATCATAGGGACTCCCGCAGCCCGGCCGGCACGGCCAAGTGGTTCTGCAGTACGACGCCCAGCGGCAGTGCGGCCACGAACGCGGAGTCCTGCGAGCCGTACGCCGGCCGCAGCAGCACGCGCGCGGTGGCGCCGAGGTTGTCGATGGCGGCGATCATGTCCGGAATCTGCTCGACCGTCATCACGGTGCCCGTGACAACCATGCCGAAGTTGACCAGACCCGCACCGCGCGCTTCCTCCTGCGCGGACCGGTCGGCGGCCCGTGCTTCGGCCAGGCTGCGGGCGGACGGCCGGCTCGACGTACTGGCGCGGAACGAGGCGTTGCGCTTGTCGGCCTCGACCATCCGGGCCGATGTGCCTGCGTCCAGCGGGCGGTAGAGCAGGGTGACGCGCTTGCGGTCGATGTCGGCGTGCGGCGCGACCAGCTGCGACAGCACCGACGAGAACACCTCACCCCGCGGCGCCTGCGACATCTGCCAGGTCACCGACCAGGCCGAGTCGTGCCGGTACTTGTCCCAGAACGCCTGGGCGCCGGACGGGCCGACGTCGGTCCACTGCAGCTCGGGCGGCATGCCCTGGCCGCGGGCCTCGTCGATGAGGATGGCGGACGCCGGGTCGTACGCGATCCGGATCGCCTCGCACAGCTCCTGCGCGTTGACCGGCCGGGCCGCGCCGGCACCGGTCGCGTTCAGGCTCTGGGTCAGCGCGGGCAGCCGGGCCGCGAGCTCGCGGCCCATGTCGTCTTCCTTGCGGCGCTTGCCGCTGCGGTCGGTGCCCTTGAAGGTCAGGGCGACCCGGGCCGAGACGAGCGCCGAGCCTTCCGGGTACGTCTGCACGACCTCGGTCAGCATCGCGCGCGCGATCGCCGGCGTACCGTCCATCATGTTGTTGCCGACCTCACGACGAAGCCGGATGCCGGTGTCGGGTGCGCTCTCGACCGTCACCGACGCCGCCACGATGCCCGGCTCGTGGCCGAGCGACGCCAGCCACTGACCCCAGTGCGCGACCCACACGTCCACCTGGTCCTCGTCCACCAGCGAGGCGCCGTCCGGCTCCGCGTTGATGACGACGGTGAAGTGCCGGGTGCTCGGGTAGTACAGCAGGGCGAACGGGCGCCCGTACGAGTCCTGGTACTCGCTCAGCTGCGACGAGGCGGCCAGGCCCGGGAGCTGGAACTTGCCCCACGCCGTACGGCCGAGCGGACCGGATCGGTAGATGTTGTGCTTTGCCATCTTTGCTCGCTGCCATCCAATTCGGGTCGAGATGCGTTGCAGCGTGGACTGCCCGTGCTTGTCCTTGGTCATCAGCAGCAGCAGTACGACGCCGACCACCAGCAGCGTGATCATCGCTGCGGGCAGACCGCCGGACATCGTCGCGATGACGACCATCAGCAGGCCACCCATCAGGATGGCCGTGCCGAGCATGCCCAAGCCGCCGATACCCGCCGAGGCGGGCTGGCGCCAGTTGCCGTAGGTGCGAGGTGCGCGTCGTACGTTCTCAGCCGCTGCCACTTGGGCCTTCCGGTGTCGGTGTGTCGTCGCCTCCGCCGCTGCCACTCGGGCCTGGCGGTGGAGGTGGAGGCTGGTTACCTCCGCCGCTTTGCTGTGGTTGGCCGCCGCCCCGGTTCGGGTCGCCGGTGCCGCGGCTTCCGCTCGGGCCGCTGCTCTGGGACGAGCTCTGCGCTGCCGCGTCGCCCTGGTCGGTGGTCTCGGCCGCCGCCGTCTTGCCGGCGTCCGAGATGCCCTTCGCGATCGCGACACCTACGATGACCGGAGCAGCCACGGCCGCTACCGGCGCGGCCGCCGCAGCGCCCGCACCAGCGCCCGCACCAGCCCCGGCTCCTGCGCTCGCGCCTGCTCCCGCTGATGCGCCTTCGCCGGCGGCGGCACCTTCACCAGCACCGCTGGCAGCGCCCTCACCGGTGCCACCACTACCGCTCGGCGCCTGCTGCTGGGCTCTGCCGACGTTCTGGGCGCCGGTCGGGCCGTCGCCTCCGCCGCCACCGCCGCCGTCGTCGGCGCCCTGACTGGTCTGCTTGTTCGCCATGTCGCCGAGCTTGTCCATGCCGGGCATCATCCGGGCCGCGATCATCCCGGCGCCGGCCGCGCCCGCGGTCGCCGAGACCATCGGGACGATGAACCGCATCAGGGCCGGCAGCGCGAACAGCGCGAGGACGAGCATCGTGAGACCGGTGACGACGTTCATCACCAGGCTGCCGACGTCGTTCGCGTTGGTGCCGTCGAAGTGCAGCGGGGCGCCGTTGTTCGAGACCAGGCGGATCGCCGTCGCGTAGACGATCGCCGCCACCGGCTTGTAGAGGATGAAGGCGAGCAACCACGCGATTATTCGTTTGAACCAGTTCCGGCCCATCTCGGTGTTCGTCGCGGCGGCCGAGATCGGCAGTACGCCGAGCAGCAGGATCAGCATCGCGCTGCGGACGACCATCAGCACGATCTGGATCACACCGGCGATCACACACAAGATGCCGACGGCAATCATGATCCCGATCAGCAGCGGCGAACCGGCGAGGGCCGCGACCGCGGCGAAGCCCAGCACCACGGACATGCTGGCGCCGAAGGCCTTCGCGTCGCCGGAGCCCATCTTGTCGCAGTTCTTGACCCAGAACTCTCCACTCGAACTCAGCGAGGAGCTGACGATGCACTTGGAGAACGTGTCGCCGGCGGTGATCAGCGCCTGCGCGACGGCGATCGAGAAGGCCGACGCGACTCCCAGGGTGATCAGCGAGCGGAGCAGATCGCGAGCCGTCTCACCGCGCTGTGTCCAGGCCATCTGGATGGCGCCGACGATCAGCCCGATCGCCGCGATGAACAGCGTGATGAACTGAGTGTGCGACCAGACCCAGCTGACCGTGTCGTTGGCCGGCTGGCCGGGAGCGCCCTCCACCGACGGTGTCGGCACGTAGATCCAGAACGTCGCGATCGTGGACATCAAGGTCCCGACCGCACCGGAGATTGCGTCGAGGATGGGCTGGAACACGAACTTCATCACCGCTTCCATAGCGGGGGCAAGGACCGCCGAGACGGCTTCCTTCAGCAGATCCGTGGCCCAGTTGAGCGGAATCATGTCAAGACGTCCTCGGGGAGACGAACCGAAGAATGGCGGGGAGCGCGACGATTGCCAGCAGCATCATCGTGGCGCCCGTGACGATCTTGAGGGTCTGCGGCGTCCCCGCCGGCGCGCCGTCCACCGTCGGCACCGACATCAGGTAGATCGCGGTCGCGTAGATCAGCGCCGCGACCGGTTTATAGATGATGAATCCAGCCAGCCAGGCCAGCGACCGCTTGAACCACATCATCCCCATCTCGGTGTTGGTCGCGGCCGCGGTCAGCGGGAGCACACCGACCAGCAGCACGAGCATGCCGTAGCGGATGATCATCAGCGCGAGCTGGATGATGGAGGAGATCACCATCAGGATGCCGACGAAGATCACCAGCAACCAGCCGAACTGCTCGACGGGACTCTTCAGCGGATTCACCAGTGCTTGCGTGAGCGCATCGGTGAAGCACTGGTCCTTTGTATTCGCGGGATTGGCCGTGTCCAGGACCGGAACGGCGATGCAGTGGTTCTTGGCGTTCAGCGCTTCGTGGACGATCCACGTGGAGAACCCGTCCGCTGCCGCGATCAGCGTCCCGGCGAACGCCGTCGCGGAGGCCGTCACCACGACCAGCGTGATCAGCGACCGGAGGATCTCCTTGGCCGGCTCACCGCGGTGCGAGATCGCCATCTGGATCGCGCCGACGATGACCGCGATCGAGGCGACGAACGCCATGATGAAGTTCGTGTGCTGCTGCACCCAGATGGCCGGGGTGTTCTCCGCGATGTCCGGGGTCTGGATGTTGATCCAGAGCAGAGCGACGGCCTTCATCACCGCCTCGACAGCATTCACGACGACGCTGGCGATGGCCTGGAAGATGAAGTCGAAGAACTTGCCGAAGGCCCATTGGATCGCCGTCTGGAGACCGTCCCTGATGCAGTCGTCCCAGTCCCAGGGCCACTTCGAGCATCCGAGCGCAATCATGACGCACCACTGAACCTAACGTAGCCGTTGAGACTGGACAGGATGTCCGGCTCGACCGAGCCGTTGAAGGTGCCGTCGTCCTGCAGCACCGCGTACCAGTCGCCGTGCGACCACTGCATGGTGATCGGCAACGCGCCGTACGCCTTGTTGTTCAGGTTCGCGACGATCTGGATGATCGCCTGCGTGGTGGTGTAGTAGAGAACCTTGAAGCCGGAGAACTGGACGTCGCCGGCCTCGGTCGGCGGGGTCTGGAGTTCGTTCCTGGCCGCCGTGATCGCAGCGGTCCGGCCCGGACCGGCAAGGACGCGGGTCTTCAGCGCGGCGACGCTGACCTCCGGGTTCTGCACCTGGCCCAGCAGGACCATCGCGGCGAACACCGCACCGGTCGGCGAATGCGCGAAGCAGGACCGTACGCCGTTCGTGGCAGTGCTCGCCGGGCCGGCCGCTGCCTGGATCGGCACCAGCATCTCGCCCTCGAACTGCCACGTCACCGCAACCGGCGCGGCCAGCCGCGGGATCGCCTGATCCGGGTTGCTGTCGTGGCAGCCACCGGTGTGGCTGTTCGGCGGCGGGGGTGCCGTCTGCGTAGCGGTCGGCTGCTCGGTCGGCGTGGCGGGCGGCCCGGTCGGCTCAGTGGGCTGTTCAGTAGGAGCAATCGTGCTCGGCGACTGGCTGGGGTTGGCGGCCGGAGTGTCCGAGCCGTTGCTGGCAACCGCCCAGACCACCAGGCAAATGAGCACTGCTCCGATGACGATCGCCGACGCGACGAAGCCACGCTCCTCGAGGAAGCTGGTCTTTTCGCCGTCGGAATCGCCATCGGAGTCCGGATCCCTGCTGAACAGTCCCACCTGCGATCAGCCTCCGAGCAGGTCGCCGCTGACCGCGATCACTTCAGGGCGTCGACGAGTGCCGTCGCCGCACCGATCACGATGCAGGCCGCCAGGACCCAACCGAGGCGGGCGGCGTGCTCGCCACCTTCACCGCGGCGCTGACCGACGGCCATCATGCCGCCGGCGATCAGGATGCCGAGCGTGCAGACCGAGTACGCGATCCACTTGACCCAGCCGAGTACCTTGTCCAGGCCGGGCTGGACGCCGGGAGGCGCGTCGAGCGGGAGCGTCATGGTGTTGAGCTCCATGACCACGTGGTGTACCAACATCATGGTTGTGAATACCTTTCAGTACGGGGCGGGGTAGTCCGCTGGGTTTGACGCGCGAAGAGCGTAGATGGATTCAAGGACTTCGAAGACCTCGTCCGGGGTGTTGTCAGGCGTGGGAGCCTCCCCTCTGCGCCACTCCTCGATCCAGGGGATGTCCCAGACTCTCGGAACACCTCCGCCGACGATGTCGGCGAAGTCGTCGAGCACGCGCGGCAGTCGGCCCGGGGCGTCCGCGATCAGCACCAGGCCGAGCACAGCAACTCCCTGGACGACTCCCGAGGCCCACTCGATCGCGGCTCGTTGCGCGGCACGCAGCCCGGACCCGTGGGTCCGCGCGACCAGGATCACCGGGGTCGGCACCGGCGGCGGCGGGATCGGCCAACGGTGGTTGGCCGCCCGGGTGCCCGGCAGCAGCAGAGACATCGTGGACTCGCCGGCGCCACCGTGCACACCGACCCACCACAACGTGTCCGCCACCGGGATCGCGAACTTGGGCAGGCGCTGATCCTCCGCGGGCGCCGGCACCCCGTGCTGCGGGGCGGACGGCCCCCGAGGGGTGATGTCCGGCTG carries:
- a CDS encoding MATE family efflux transporter; this encodes MRRRRWVGEQDREILRLAVPAFFALVSEPLMLLADSAIVGHLGTPQLAALGVAGTILQTLVGVCVFLAYGTTSAVARRIGAGDHKGALAQGIDGLWLALLLGVVLALLGLVLAPQAIAAFDPSPEVADYAVTYLRISCFGIPSMLLLLAATGVLRGLQDTKTPMVVAITANLANIGLNVLLVYGIGLNIAGSALGTALAQTGAGIALVVVVVRGARRDGAKLRPDRPGILASAQMGVPLIVRTLTLRAAIILLTFVATALGTTSVAAHQVAFTLWSFLALALDAIAIAAQALTGRALGAGDVAGTRTITRRMMWWGLFSGLIGGLALWGLRGVYVPWFTSDPEVRRTLAAVLIVAALWQPVNGVVFVLDGVLIGAGDGKYLAAAGVVALVLYVPLALAVLWLGGGIVALWWAFGGYMLLRFITLTTRERRDGWLVTGATR
- a CDS encoding YrdB family protein, coding for MLNLWKWGNLLLAFLVELVALGIFAWWGWDTGGTTLARWLLAIGLPVVTAVVWGLFAAPTATRGTPAVRWIVKVLVFGLAGAALWSLGHPLLAVVFVVVVAANLLIIQTQKLQP
- a CDS encoding DUF4913 domain-containing protein, yielding MDGEQELFYPHVAAFVEDRLIYLYTRRLGQQFVWCPEWYRHAEALSRLDSIWRAWEHLRLDPATGMSVWWRDHADPHMMALLDPDGPFAACRNNVHTDYPIPPLPVQEPPAGLFFDQRQPNIRGI
- a CDS encoding type IV secretory system conjugative DNA transfer family protein, with product MAQGRKSTGPGGLSPESILIFAAVGVFALVVFSLWGALKIASAINGSPPVGNPFDAIVDLMKGHRDWSGAATGVLIIELVVLFGLVGTGFWYFRSRQKSVGRVDRQAQLMSKRSEIYKLTREGAQEKANQLGAGHAGPGILIGRTVRDNLEVFGNWEDMHVDIWGPRTGKTTSRAVPAILDAPGCVIATSNKRDIVDATRGPRSEKGPVWVFDPQEVCEEPNTWWWNPLSYITDETKARELAEHFVASQRQVGAQTDAFFDAAGTDLLAGLLLAAAVAKRPITQVYSWLADQRNDEPERILRNTPGLQLSADALSGVINAPDKQRAGVYGTAQQSAQFLVNRKVTRWVIPSGPNDNRPQFNPHEFVRKGGTLYSLSKEGAGTAGPLVTALTVAVVEAAEQYARGCPMGRMPSPLVGVLDEAANVCRWKNLPDLYSHFGSRGIVLMTILQSWAQGQECWGDHGMQKLWGSANIRVYGGGAADASFLENLSKMIGDYDINSNSVSYNEGKRGTSSQVQRHNIMEVSDLASMPPGRAVVFPSGIPATLVKTVPWFTRPDAGAVKASLAKYDPGAAASVPVSNNPWVSAGTGGQVPPPQRGPDRPVWEQNEGDNRGGW
- a CDS encoding ATP/GTP-binding protein, with translation MSQKQKKPVDPSRRGKRPMPRGWPGPGGGYSTYLQAAPEWRGTTVQVCGMWPFAAGTGSPMVGVPIGRNILSGATMCCDPISWFMRAKLISNPSMFVLGKPGLGKSTITRRMALGLAGYGVMPLVLGDLKPDYKDLIEALGGQVIQLGRGRGHLNVLDPGESREAALRLTGKAREAIQADAHGRRQTMVSALISIMRSQPPNDREETILDEALKVLDERFQGTPVLRDLLQVVQDAPDRVRNVALDRGSLDRYRQITEGLEASLIGLVGGGRLGEIFSEQTDNPMQLDRPVVFDVSNIDDSETSLQAAVLLACWSYGFGAVAVSQALADAGLEPRRHYFVILDELWRVLRAGRGLVDRVDALTRLNRQRGVGMAMISHTMSDLLALELPEDRMKAKGFVERSGMVICGGLPRAEMDNLTEVVPMSQEEQNMLIGWQDPPAWDPATGQEAAPPGRGNFLVKVGGRPGIPVHVGLTTVEREINDTNKLWRTGEDGKPLKVEVAPDGSEAVVGEYNLDDPAMLPPPDPTTRVVARTGVDE
- a CDS encoding SCO6880 family protein, with product MAAAENVRRAPRTYGNWRQPASAGIGGLGMLGTAILMGGLLMVVIATMSGGLPAAMITLLVVGVVLLLLMTKDKHGQSTLQRISTRIGWQRAKMAKHNIYRSGPLGRTAWGKFQLPGLAASSQLSEYQDSYGRPFALLYYPSTRHFTVVINAEPDGASLVDEDQVDVWVAHWGQWLASLGHEPGIVAASVTVESAPDTGIRLRREVGNNMMDGTPAIARAMLTEVVQTYPEGSALVSARVALTFKGTDRSGKRRKEDDMGRELAARLPALTQSLNATGAGAARPVNAQELCEAIRIAYDPASAILIDEARGQGMPPELQWTDVGPSGAQAFWDKYRHDSAWSVTWQMSQAPRGEVFSSVLSQLVAPHADIDRKRVTLLYRPLDAGTSARMVEADKRNASFRASTSSRPSARSLAEARAADRSAQEEARGAGLVNFGMVVTGTVMTVEQIPDMIAAIDNLGATARVLLRPAYGSQDSAFVAALPLGVVLQNHLAVPAGLRESL
- a CDS encoding conjugal transfer protein TrbC, which gives rise to MELNTMTLPLDAPPGVQPGLDKVLGWVKWIAYSVCTLGILIAGGMMAVGQRRGEGGEHAARLGWVLAACIVIGAATALVDALK
- a CDS encoding DUF6668 family protein: MTQNPWTREQSPGPQQPSPAPTQPDITPRGPSAPQHGVPAPAEDQRLPKFAIPVADTLWWVGVHGGAGESTMSLLLPGTRAANHRWPIPPPPVPTPVILVARTHGSGLRAAQRAAIEWASGVVQGVAVLGLVLIADAPGRLPRVLDDFADIVGGGVPRVWDIPWIEEWRRGEAPTPDNTPDEVFEVLESIYALRASNPADYPAPY